One Streptomyces sp. L2 genomic window carries:
- the ettA gene encoding energy-dependent translational throttle protein EttA, with translation MAEFIYTMRKARKAHGDKVILDDVTLSFLPGAKIGVVGPNGAGKSTVLKIMAGLEQPSNGDAFLSPGYSVGILLQEPPLNEEKTVLENVQEGVAEVKGKLDRFNEIAELMATDYSDALLDEMGKLQEELDHAGAWDLDAQLEQAMDALGCPPGDWPVTNLSGGEKRRVALCKLLLEAPDLLLLDEPTNHLDAESVNWLEQHLAKYPGTVVAITHDRYFLDNVAEWILELDRGRAYPYEGNYSTYLETKATRLKVEGQKDAKRQKRLKEELEWVRSNAKGRQAKSKARLARYEEMAAEADKMRKLDFEEIQIPPGPRLGSVVVEVDKLNKAFGEKVLIEDLSFTLPRNGIVGVIGPNGAGKTTLFKMIQGFETPDTGSIKVGETVKISYVDQSRENIDPKKTLWAVVSDELDYINVGQVEMPSRAYVSAFGFKGPDQQKPAGVLSGGERNRLNLALTLKQGGNLLLLDEPTNDLDVETLSSLENALLEFPGCAVVVSHDRWFLDRVATHILAYEGDSKWFWFEGNFESYEKNKIERLGPDAARPHRATYKKLTRG, from the coding sequence TTGGCTGAGTTCATTTACACCATGCGCAAGGCGCGCAAGGCGCACGGCGACAAGGTGATCCTCGACGACGTCACCCTGAGCTTCCTCCCGGGTGCCAAGATCGGCGTCGTCGGGCCGAACGGCGCCGGTAAGTCGACCGTGCTGAAGATCATGGCGGGGCTGGAGCAGCCCTCCAACGGTGACGCGTTCCTGTCGCCCGGTTACAGCGTCGGCATCCTGCTCCAGGAGCCCCCGCTGAACGAGGAGAAGACGGTCCTGGAGAACGTCCAGGAGGGCGTCGCCGAGGTCAAGGGCAAGCTCGACCGGTTCAACGAGATCGCCGAGCTGATGGCGACCGACTACTCCGACGCGCTGCTCGACGAGATGGGCAAGCTCCAGGAGGAGCTGGACCACGCGGGCGCCTGGGACCTCGACGCCCAGCTGGAACAGGCCATGGACGCCCTGGGCTGCCCGCCCGGCGACTGGCCCGTCACCAACCTCTCCGGCGGTGAGAAGCGGCGCGTCGCGCTCTGCAAGCTGCTGCTGGAAGCGCCCGACCTGCTGCTCCTCGACGAGCCCACCAACCACCTCGACGCCGAGTCGGTGAACTGGCTGGAACAGCACCTCGCCAAGTACCCGGGCACCGTCGTGGCGATCACCCACGACCGGTACTTCCTCGACAACGTCGCCGAGTGGATCCTCGAACTGGACCGCGGCCGCGCCTACCCGTACGAGGGCAACTACTCCACGTACCTGGAGACCAAGGCCACCCGTCTCAAGGTCGAGGGCCAGAAGGACGCCAAGCGGCAGAAGCGGCTCAAGGAAGAGCTGGAGTGGGTGCGCTCCAACGCCAAGGGCCGCCAGGCCAAGTCCAAGGCGCGCCTCGCCCGCTACGAGGAGATGGCCGCCGAGGCCGACAAGATGCGCAAGCTGGACTTCGAGGAGATCCAGATCCCGCCGGGCCCCCGCCTGGGCAGCGTCGTCGTCGAGGTCGACAAGCTGAACAAGGCCTTCGGGGAGAAGGTCCTCATCGAGGATCTCTCCTTCACGCTGCCGCGCAACGGCATCGTCGGGGTCATCGGTCCGAACGGCGCCGGCAAGACCACGCTGTTCAAGATGATCCAGGGCTTCGAGACCCCGGACACCGGCAGCATCAAGGTCGGCGAGACCGTCAAGATCTCCTACGTCGACCAGAGCCGCGAGAACATCGACCCCAAGAAGACGCTGTGGGCCGTCGTCTCCGACGAGCTGGACTACATCAACGTCGGACAGGTCGAGATGCCGAGCCGGGCGTACGTGTCCGCCTTCGGGTTCAAGGGGCCGGACCAGCAGAAGCCGGCCGGCGTGCTGTCCGGCGGTGAGCGCAACCGCCTCAACCTGGCGCTCACCCTCAAGCAGGGCGGCAACCTGCTGCTCCTCGACGAGCCGACCAACGACCTCGACGTGGAGACGCTCTCCAGCCTGGAGAACGCGCTGCTGGAGTTCCCCGGCTGCGCCGTCGTCGTCTCCCACGACCGCTGGTTCCTGGACCGCGTCGCCACGCACATCCTCGCCTACGAGGGTGACTCCAAGTGGTTCTGGTTCGAGGGCAACTTCGAGTCGTACGAGAAGAACAAGATCGAGCGGCTCGGCCCGGACGCGGCCCGCCCGCACCGCGCCACCTACAAGAAGCTGACCCGGGGCTGA
- a CDS encoding thioesterase family protein codes for MRHTYRCPLRWADMDAYGHVNNVVFLRYLEEARIDFLFRPDKDFQQGSVVARHEIDYKRQLVHRHEPVDIELWVTEIKAASFTLTYEVKDGDLVYVRASTVIVPFDFEAQRPRRITAEERDFLGTYRDDRDEADQEAVAA; via the coding sequence ATGCGCCACACCTACCGCTGCCCGCTGCGCTGGGCGGACATGGACGCGTACGGCCACGTCAACAACGTGGTCTTCCTCCGCTACCTGGAGGAAGCCCGTATCGACTTCCTGTTCCGCCCGGACAAGGACTTCCAGCAGGGGTCGGTCGTGGCGCGCCACGAGATCGACTACAAGCGGCAGCTCGTCCACCGCCACGAGCCGGTGGACATCGAGCTGTGGGTCACCGAGATCAAGGCCGCCTCCTTCACCCTCACCTACGAGGTGAAGGACGGCGACCTGGTCTACGTCCGCGCCTCGACCGTCATCGTGCCGTTCGACTTCGAGGCGCAGCGGCCGCGCCGGATCACCGCCGAGGAGCGCGACTTCCTCGGCACCTACCGGGACGACCGCGACGAGGCAGACCAAGAGGCCGTCGCCGCATGA
- a CDS encoding DUF2625 domain-containing protein → MRELSQLIDVEEPAWSELGRTLEACPVPVEVLPSDSGLGRASILQLQVTARSYLGAVVLHCGGLLVDEGWLRVFGSPVSGAAHGVPGLARVNRFPATFDPAWRPEAGLVVAHDVLGEVFALNGAAPADAGRPGAPGEVVYFAPDSLRWEALGVSHSTWLTWLLSGALDEFYADLRWTGWKEEVQALNGEQGLTVYPPLWSAEARQDVAATSRRAVSMREILGVARDTCRQFDGVDPGFLGVA, encoded by the coding sequence ATGCGTGAGCTGAGTCAACTGATCGACGTCGAGGAACCGGCCTGGTCCGAACTCGGGCGGACGCTCGAAGCCTGCCCGGTGCCCGTGGAGGTGCTGCCGTCCGACAGCGGTCTGGGACGGGCGTCGATTCTTCAGCTACAGGTCACGGCCAGGTCCTACCTGGGCGCGGTGGTGCTGCACTGCGGCGGTCTGCTGGTGGACGAGGGATGGCTGCGAGTCTTCGGCAGCCCGGTGAGTGGGGCCGCGCACGGGGTGCCGGGCCTTGCCCGGGTGAATCGGTTCCCCGCGACGTTCGACCCGGCGTGGCGGCCGGAAGCTGGTCTGGTGGTGGCACACGACGTGCTGGGCGAGGTCTTCGCTCTCAACGGTGCCGCCCCCGCCGATGCCGGCCGCCCCGGCGCACCTGGCGAGGTCGTCTACTTCGCTCCCGATTCCCTCCGCTGGGAGGCCCTAGGGGTGAGCCACTCGACGTGGCTGACCTGGCTGCTCTCCGGGGCGCTCGACGAGTTCTACGCCGACCTCCGCTGGACCGGCTGGAAGGAGGAGGTCCAGGCACTGAACGGCGAGCAGGGCCTCACGGTGTACCCGCCGTTGTGGTCTGCCGAGGCGCGCCAGGACGTCGCGGCGACCAGCCGTCGCGCCGTGAGCATGCGGGAGATACTCGGAGTCGCCCGGGACACGTGCCGACAGTTCGACGGGGTGGACCCAGGCTTCCTCGGCGTCGCGTGA
- a CDS encoding dynamin family protein, whose product MVTLDVRPQLLDTLSALRDRVAAARFPLPLAGAPRARANRDELLAQLDDYLVPRLRQPHAPLLAVVGGSTGAGKSTLVNSLVGRRVSEAGVLRPTTRTPVLVCHPEDHHWFSDQRVLPGLTRAWVPHQDPADDLLLPPGQDPTRVLRLETADTLPRGVALLDAPDIDSLVADNRVLAAELICAADIWIMVTTAARYADAVPWHLLRTAKEYDASLVTVLDRVPHQVVSEVSRQYGALLTKAGLGDVPRFTVPELPESAWGGGLLPATAVAPLRSWLVHHAHDTASRNQVMARTVHGLLDSLKSRMPELAGATAAQYSAALRLTSAVDSAYDAEHARVRGRLQNGAVLAGDALKRWRAYPLDCTAGELLNALVGSLSALLLCSVTAADERVDDAWRREPAASTAGLADRDQSLEQAEHRIGLAVRRWRRELEEYAEDEVRRLDRSVAPDAEVVAALVATALLGGRRTRNAGERLGERIGANGALRLRERAGRLLDDYVDRVMHIERERRLAPLDALDVQPEPQAELIAALSVLLKER is encoded by the coding sequence GTGGTGACCTTGGACGTACGGCCTCAGCTGCTCGACACGCTCTCCGCCCTGCGCGACCGTGTCGCCGCCGCGCGCTTTCCGCTGCCCCTCGCGGGCGCCCCACGCGCGCGTGCCAACCGCGACGAACTCCTCGCCCAGCTCGACGACTACCTGGTGCCGCGGCTGCGGCAACCCCACGCGCCCCTGCTGGCCGTCGTGGGCGGCTCCACCGGCGCGGGCAAGTCGACGCTCGTCAACTCACTGGTGGGGCGCCGCGTCAGCGAGGCGGGAGTGCTGCGGCCGACCACCCGGACGCCGGTTCTGGTCTGCCATCCGGAGGACCATCACTGGTTCAGCGACCAGCGGGTGCTGCCCGGCCTCACCCGCGCGTGGGTGCCCCATCAGGACCCCGCCGACGACCTGCTGCTGCCGCCCGGCCAGGACCCGACGCGTGTACTGCGCCTGGAGACCGCGGACACCCTGCCGCGCGGCGTCGCGCTGCTCGACGCCCCCGACATCGACTCGCTCGTCGCTGACAACCGGGTCCTCGCCGCCGAGCTGATCTGCGCCGCCGACATCTGGATCATGGTGACCACGGCCGCCCGCTACGCCGACGCCGTCCCCTGGCACCTGCTGCGCACCGCCAAGGAGTACGACGCCTCGCTCGTCACCGTCCTCGACCGCGTGCCGCACCAGGTCGTCTCCGAGGTCTCCCGGCAGTACGGCGCCCTTCTCACCAAGGCCGGCCTGGGCGACGTACCCCGGTTCACGGTGCCCGAGCTGCCCGAGTCGGCCTGGGGCGGGGGCCTGCTGCCCGCCACGGCCGTCGCCCCGCTGCGCAGCTGGCTGGTGCACCACGCCCATGACACCGCCTCCCGCAACCAGGTCATGGCCCGCACGGTGCACGGCCTGCTCGACTCGCTCAAGTCCCGCATGCCCGAGCTGGCCGGTGCGACCGCCGCCCAGTACTCGGCCGCGCTGCGTCTCACCTCCGCCGTCGACAGCGCCTACGACGCCGAGCACGCACGCGTGCGTGGCCGGCTCCAGAACGGCGCCGTGCTCGCCGGGGACGCGCTCAAGCGCTGGCGCGCCTACCCCCTGGACTGCACCGCGGGAGAGCTGCTGAACGCCCTCGTGGGCAGCCTGTCCGCGCTGCTGCTGTGCTCGGTCACTGCGGCCGACGAGCGCGTCGACGACGCCTGGCGCCGCGAGCCCGCCGCGAGTACCGCGGGACTCGCCGACCGGGACCAGTCCCTGGAACAGGCCGAGCACCGCATCGGTCTCGCCGTCCGGCGATGGCGGCGCGAGCTGGAGGAGTACGCCGAGGACGAGGTACGCCGGCTGGACCGGAGCGTCGCCCCGGACGCCGAGGTGGTCGCCGCGCTCGTCGCCACCGCGCTGCTCGGCGGCCGCCGCACCCGGAACGCGGGCGAGCGGCTCGGCGAACGCATCGGCGCCAACGGGGCGCTGCGGCTGCGCGAGCGGGCCGGCCGGCTCCTCGACGACTACGTGGACCGCGTCATGCACATCGAACGCGAGCGGCGCCTCGCCCCGCTCGACGCCCTCGACGTCCAGCCCGAACCGCAGGCCGAACTCATCGCCGCGCTGTCCGTACTGCTGAAGGAGAGGTGA